The segment CGTACGGCGCGCACTGGCTGTCGACCAGCGACACGTAGGCCTCGCTGCCGACGTAGCCGGTGCGCGGGCCGTTCGCGCGCGCCTGCGCGGATACGAGACGCGGCTCGCGCCGCACCGTGTAATACGCGCCGAAATTGCCGTCGTCGCCGGCGAACGACGCATGAAACGGCCGGAATTCGCGCGGCGGCCCGCCGTCGCGCGGCTCGCTCGCGAGCCGCTCCACCGCATAGACCTCGTAGTCGAGCGGCCGGCTGCGATCGACGACGACGTGATGCTCGCGCACGCCCTGAGTCACCGGGATGCGATCGCCGCGACGCTTGAACAGGTTCACGGCCGGCGTGCAGTTCAACGCGAGGTGCCGCGCGTCGACGGCGGCCTCGAGCGCCGCGTCGTGGCGATCGAACAGCAGCGTCAGCTCGCATTCGTCGCCGGTCGCGCGCGCGAGCGCGGGCCGCAGCCCGTCGATGCTGAAGAACAGGAACCGCGCGGGAAACGCGAAATACTCGCGCAGCAGCCGGTAGCCGTGGAAGCTGCGGCCGTCGTCGGGCAGGATCGCCTGGCCGGCGTCGAAGCCCTGATGAGCGACCGCGTCCGCGCCGAGCGCGTGCGCCCAGCGCGGCGGCTCGCCGGGATCGTGAACGACGACGCCGAGCGTATGCGCGGCGATCAGCTCGAGCAGGTGCAGCGCATCCCGTTCCGGGCCGGCGAGATGGAACATCAGCTGGTCGAGCGGCATCTGCGCGAGACGCGCGCCGCCGCGCGCGCGCAGCCGGATCCGCAGCGCGCCGCGCACGTCGCGCCGGGCCGGAACGATCCCGCGCGGCAGGTAGGCCGGCGCGCCCGTCACCGCCGCGTCCGCCAGTTCGAGCGGCCACAGCGTCAGGTCGTGCGCGGTGCGGAACTCGCATGCCGTCGATTGTTCGGACCCGGCGGGCCGCGCGCGCAGTGCGGTGCCCGCCGGCAGCCGCCAGCCCTGCGCGAGGCTGCCCTCGTTCATCACCGGCGCGAACTGCACGATCGCCATCGACGGCAGCGGCGCGACGTAGCCCGGATACACCGCATCGAGTAGCGCGTGCGTGAAGCGCGGAAACTCCGCGTCCATCTTGAGCTGCACGCGCGCGGTGAGAAAGCTGAAGCCCTCGAGCAGCCGCTCGACGTACGGATCGGGCGGCCCCGACTCGGGCAGCCGCAGCCGCGCGGCGACCTTCGGGAACTGCTGCGCGAACTCGGCGCCCAGCTCGCGCAGGTACGCCAGTTCGCGGTTGTAGTACTCCAGCAGGCGCGTATCCATCGGGTCAGGCTCCCGCCGCGGATTGCAGCGACATCGCGCCGGTCTCGAGATCGAGATCCGAGCGCAGCACGAATTCGACCGGATGCGGCACCGACCACAGCGTGCCCCGGATCTCGAACAGCAGCACGTTGTGCCGCCGCTCGCCGGCCGCGCCGCCGGGCGCATCGGGCACGCTGCGCACCTCGACGCTGGCGGGCGCGATGCGCGGCTCGAAGCGCTGAATCGCGTCGCGGATCGACGTCTCGACCGCGAGCCGCTCGACGCCCGACATCGGCTTGCCGACGAGCGGCCGCATCCCGTAGTTGAGCACCGACGCCTGCGCGTGCGCGAACGCCGACCAGTCGACGAAGCCGTCCTCCGCGTTGCGCGTGTTGAGCAGCCACGCGAGATCGCGCAGCACCGCCGCGCGCAGCCGCTCCGCGCCGATCCACTGCGCGCCGGGCGGCTCGGCGTGGCGCTGCGGGTCGGCGTCGGTCAGCCGGTCGAGCAGCGCGGGCTGCAGCCGGTCCCGCATGCCGCCGTCCCGGTCGTCGCCGGGGCGCACGTCGTTCATGGTTCGCCTCCGGGCCGCTACATCTCGGTGTTTTCCTTGATGTTCCAGCCGACCGACACCTCGGCGCCCTTACCGCCGTTGTCGTTCTGCTGCCAGTACTGCTTCTTGACCTTCGCGGCCTGGAAGCCGTAGTGCATCAGCAGCCGGTCGGCGGCGTCGCCGGGGTCGACGCCCGCGACCTGCGCGGACGTGACGAGCACCTCCTGCAGCGTCACGCGCATGAACTCGACCTGCGTGCCGCCGGTCTTGCACGCGGAGATCTCGACCGACGGCAGGTGCTTGCCGCTCGCGCAGTTCTTGATGATCGCGGGCGCGCCCTTGTCCATGTACGCGGCCACGACGAGATCGTTGAAGCTCGCCTTGCCCGCGTTGCCGCCGCTGCCGCTCGCCATCGCGCCCGGCTGGCTCGCGCCCCACGAGAACGTCTGGATGTCGGTCCAGCCCTTGTGCTGCGCGTCCGCCGATTCGCCGGTGACGCCGTCCACCTTCATAAACATCGCCACGCCCATTGCTGCCTCCGTCTGGTTGAATGCCGTTCGCCGCTCACTCGCCCGCCGCCTTCGCGGACGGCAGCTTCGAGATGAGCCGCAGCGACACGGTGAGCCCTTCGAGCTGGTAATGCGGCCGCAGGAAAAACTTCGACGCGTAATAGCCGGGGTTGTCCTCGATCTCGTCGACGACGACCTGCGCGGCCGCGAGCGGCTTGCGCGCCTTGGTTTCCTGCGACGAGTTCGCCGGATCGCCGTCGACGTAGTTCATGATCCAGTCGTTCAGCCAGCGCTCCATGTCCTCGCGCTCGCGGAACGAGCCGATCTTGTCGCGCACGATGCACTTCAGGTAATGCGCGAACCGGCAGCACGCAAACAGGTAAGGCAGGCGGCCGGACAGCCGCGCGTTCGCGGTCGCGTCGGGATCGTGGTACTCGGCCGGCTGGTACAGCGACTGCGCGCCGATGAACGCCGCGAAATCCGAGTTCTTGCGATGCACGAACGGCATGAAGCCGTTCTTCGCGAGCTCGGCCTCGCGGCGGTCGCTGATCGCGATCTCGGTCGGGCATTTCTGGTCGACGCCGCCGTCGTCGGTCGGGAACGTGTGACACGGCAGCCCCTCGACCGCGCCGCCCGACTCGACGCCGCGGATCGACGAGCACCAGCCGTACAGCTTGAACGAGCGGTTGATGTTGGCGGCCATCGCATACGCGGAGTTCGCCCACGTATAGCGGTCGTGGCTCGCCGCGCCGGTGTCCTCCTCGAAGTCGAACTCGTCGACCGGGTTGGTGCGCGCGCCGTACGGCAGCCGCGCGAGAAAGCGCGGCATCGCGAGCCCGACGTAGCGCGAATCGTCGGACTGGCGCAGGCTGCGCCACGCCGCGTACTCGGTGTTCTGGAAGATCTTCGTCAGGTCGCGCGGGTTCGACAGCTCCTGCCACGAGTCCATCTGCATCAGCTCGGGCGACGCGCCCGCGATGAACGGCGCATGCGCGGCCGCCGCGATCTTCGACAGCTCGCCGAGCATCTCGACGTCGGGCGGGCTGTGGTTGAAATGGAAATCGCCGACGAGGCAGCCGAACGGCTCGCCGCCGAACTGGCCGTACTCCTCCTCGTAGACCTTGCGGAACAGCGGGCTCTGGTCCCACGCGACGCCCTTGTAGCGCTTCAGCGTGCGCGCGAGCTCGTTGCGCGACGCGGGCAGCGCCTTGATCTTCAGCAGCTCGTCGGTTTCGGTGTTCGTGACGAGGTAATGCAGCCCGCGCCACGCGCCTTCGAGCGTCTGGAACTCGCCGTGATGCAGGATCAGGTTGATCTGCTCGGACAGCTTGCGGTCGATCTCGGCGATGATCCGCTTGACGCTGCCGTAGGCATCGGTCGTCATCCCGACCGTGTTTTCCAGCGCCTGCTGCGCGAGCGTGCGCACGGCCCGCTCGACCGATTCGCGCGCCTCGGCGGTCTTCGGCTTGAACTCCTTCTGCAGCAGCGCGGCGAACTCGTCGCGCGCGACGGCCGGCTGAGCGGCCGGGCGCGCGTCGCTGCGGGTCTGGGCGGATTCATTCATCGCGCACCTCCGGGTGGGTCGTGCCGTCCGGCAAGGCCGGCGTATCGTTCGACGCAGCTGTTGCCGCCGCCGTTGCCACATTTGGCTGGCGCGACAGCGACTTCAGCAGCTCGGGATCATTGATCGCCTGCTCGATCAGCTGCTCGGCGCCGTGCTTGCCGTCCATGTACGACAGCAGGTTCGACAGCTCGGTGCGCGCCTCCAGCAGCCGGCGCAGCGCGTCGACGTTGCGCGCGATCGCGGCCGGCGAGAAATCGTCGATGCGCTCGAACGTCATGTCGACGTTGAGCATCCCGTCGCCCGTCAGCGTGTTCGGCACCTGGAACGCGACGCGCGGCGCGACCGACTTCATCCGCTCGTCGAAGTTGTCGACGTCGATCTCGAGAAACTTGCGCTCCGGCAGGTCCGGCAGCGGCTCCGCGCGCTTGCCCGCGAGATCCGCGATCACGCCCATCACGAACGGCAGCTGGACCTTGCGCTCGGCGCCGTACGTCTCGACGTCGTACTCGATCTGCACGCGCGGCGCCCGGTTGCGCGCGATGAACTTCTGTCCGCTGCCCGCCCCTTTGATTCTGTCCGTCATCGTCTGCTCCTTCGCATCAAGTTGCGCCGTTCGCCGCCGCCCGCGCGGCATCGTGTCATTCGCTCCGCTGGCCGCTCAGCAGGTCCAGCTTCGGCAGGCTTTCCGGAGCGAGGTCCCGGATGATTTCGTAGAAGTCGAGCGCGAGCAGCCGCTGCGCGCGCCGCAACAGCAG is part of the Burkholderia ubonensis subsp. mesacidophila genome and harbors:
- the tssF gene encoding type VI secretion system baseplate subunit TssF, which produces MDTRLLEYYNRELAYLRELGAEFAQQFPKVAARLRLPESGPPDPYVERLLEGFSFLTARVQLKMDAEFPRFTHALLDAVYPGYVAPLPSMAIVQFAPVMNEGSLAQGWRLPAGTALRARPAGSEQSTACEFRTAHDLTLWPLELADAAVTGAPAYLPRGIVPARRDVRGALRIRLRARGGARLAQMPLDQLMFHLAGPERDALHLLELIAAHTLGVVVHDPGEPPRWAHALGADAVAHQGFDAGQAILPDDGRSFHGYRLLREYFAFPARFLFFSIDGLRPALARATGDECELTLLFDRHDAALEAAVDARHLALNCTPAVNLFKRRGDRIPVTQGVREHHVVVDRSRPLDYEVYAVERLASEPRDGGPPREFRPFHASFAGDDGNFGAYYTVRREPRLVSAQARANGPRTGYVGSEAYVSLVDSQCAPYDESMRYLAVDTLCTNRDLVLLQPPGDANTFTLRVSAPVERIVAIRGPSRPRPPIADAQTAWRLIRHLGLARHTLTDLDDEEGAHVLRELLGLHADPADAAMRRQIDGVRRVAFAPVFRRLPAAGPLMFGRGVQVDVTVDDHAFSGDSPFLLGAVLEQFFARHVSINAFAECVLTSAQRGRLAHWPARVGRRPAI
- the tssC gene encoding type VI secretion system contractile sheath large subunit, translating into MNESAQTRSDARPAAQPAVARDEFAALLQKEFKPKTAEARESVERAVRTLAQQALENTVGMTTDAYGSVKRIIAEIDRKLSEQINLILHHGEFQTLEGAWRGLHYLVTNTETDELLKIKALPASRNELARTLKRYKGVAWDQSPLFRKVYEEEYGQFGGEPFGCLVGDFHFNHSPPDVEMLGELSKIAAAAHAPFIAGASPELMQMDSWQELSNPRDLTKIFQNTEYAAWRSLRQSDDSRYVGLAMPRFLARLPYGARTNPVDEFDFEEDTGAASHDRYTWANSAYAMAANINRSFKLYGWCSSIRGVESGGAVEGLPCHTFPTDDGGVDQKCPTEIAISDRREAELAKNGFMPFVHRKNSDFAAFIGAQSLYQPAEYHDPDATANARLSGRLPYLFACCRFAHYLKCIVRDKIGSFREREDMERWLNDWIMNYVDGDPANSSQETKARKPLAAAQVVVDEIEDNPGYYASKFFLRPHYQLEGLTVSLRLISKLPSAKAAGE
- the tssB gene encoding type VI secretion system contractile sheath small subunit translates to MTDRIKGAGSGQKFIARNRAPRVQIEYDVETYGAERKVQLPFVMGVIADLAGKRAEPLPDLPERKFLEIDVDNFDERMKSVAPRVAFQVPNTLTGDGMLNVDMTFERIDDFSPAAIARNVDALRRLLEARTELSNLLSYMDGKHGAEQLIEQAINDPELLKSLSRQPNVATAAATAASNDTPALPDGTTHPEVRDE
- a CDS encoding Hcp family type VI secretion system effector codes for the protein MGVAMFMKVDGVTGESADAQHKGWTDIQTFSWGASQPGAMASGSGGNAGKASFNDLVVAAYMDKGAPAIIKNCASGKHLPSVEISACKTGGTQVEFMRVTLQEVLVTSAQVAGVDPGDAADRLLMHYGFQAAKVKKQYWQQNDNGGKGAEVSVGWNIKENTEM
- the tssE gene encoding type VI secretion system baseplate subunit TssE; this translates as MNDVRPGDDRDGGMRDRLQPALLDRLTDADPQRHAEPPGAQWIGAERLRAAVLRDLAWLLNTRNAEDGFVDWSAFAHAQASVLNYGMRPLVGKPMSGVERLAVETSIRDAIQRFEPRIAPASVEVRSVPDAPGGAAGERRHNVLLFEIRGTLWSVPHPVEFVLRSDLDLETGAMSLQSAAGA